A window from uncultured Desulfobacter sp. encodes these proteins:
- a CDS encoding nucleotide exchange factor GrpE, whose translation MVNKIQKKLHAALKDSFSQPGYGLEDEFSGLRGPEAQTSDPASDWEEKYYYLLADLENTKKRLARASALEIEGQRTELLKDVIKLADGLDLALNHISGEDDSRNIFQGIQGLKGILDQFFIKHEVQPIEALGAVFDPKIHDALGVVRNPAAIAHTVVRVERKGYLYHGKLLRPAQVMVAAG comes from the coding sequence ATGGTCAATAAAATTCAAAAAAAACTACATGCTGCACTGAAAGATTCTTTTTCCCAACCCGGCTACGGTCTGGAAGATGAATTTTCAGGGCTGAGGGGGCCGGAGGCGCAAACCTCAGATCCGGCATCTGACTGGGAGGAGAAATATTATTATCTGCTCGCTGATCTGGAAAACACGAAAAAGCGCCTGGCACGCGCCTCCGCTCTTGAAATAGAGGGGCAAAGAACAGAACTGCTCAAAGATGTGATCAAGCTGGCTGACGGGCTGGATCTTGCTTTGAACCATATCTCCGGTGAAGATGACAGCCGCAATATCTTCCAGGGAATCCAAGGGCTCAAAGGCATTCTGGATCAGTTTTTCATCAAACATGAGGTCCAGCCAATTGAGGCTTTAGGCGCCGTGTTTGACCCGAAGATCCATGACGCCCTTGGAGTGGTCCGGAATCCTGCAGCAATTGCCCATACCGTGGTAAGGGTTGAAAGAAAAGGATATTTATATCACGGCAAACTGCTGCGCCCGGCCCAGGTCATGGTGGCGGCGGGGTAA
- the ftsH gene encoding ATP-dependent zinc metalloprotease FtsH produces the protein MSNKPNPINTIQEKLRSLFGRTQAASDKKPGAPLLNFWTVLIIFWGLVYLQQSFFAPKTETIPYSRFKQAMAEGSVDDILIGPEKIEGILKGVQGQKFVTVRVNDPGLAKEMDERKIQYSGRTENRFWGILLSWVLPLGFLFLIWRFTAKNMGGSGVMSFGKNKAKIFAESDTRVSFEDVAGIDEAREELEEVVDFLTTPEKFQKLGGRIPKGVLLVGPPGTGKTLLARAVAGEAKVPFFSINGSEFVEMFVGVGAARVRDLFSQAAAQAPCIIFIDELDALGKARGMNAMGGHDEREQTLNQLLVEMDGFDTNKGVIIMAATNRPEILDPALLRPGRLDRQVLVDRPDINGREAILKIHSRQVVLGDDVDLSKIAGRTPGFVGADLANIVNESALLAARSNKDMVEPSDFDEAIDRVIGGLQKKNRVMNAREKEIVAFHESGHAIVAESVAFADPVHKISILPRGIAALGYTQQQPTEDRYLMTRSELLDRLAVLLGGRVAEELVFNETSTGAQNDLQRATDIIRSMVAEYGMNEKIGLVSYDRPRTPMFLPQGYSSEKNYSEETAARMDEAVSLMMEEAHLRVKKILSDKRALLDKLAALLAIQETVRGEELRDMM, from the coding sequence ATGTCAAACAAACCCAATCCGATTAACACCATCCAGGAAAAATTGCGCAGCCTCTTTGGTCGAACACAGGCCGCATCAGACAAGAAACCCGGGGCGCCTCTTTTAAATTTCTGGACGGTTCTCATCATTTTTTGGGGGCTTGTCTATCTGCAGCAGTCTTTTTTTGCTCCTAAGACAGAGACGATTCCCTACAGCCGTTTCAAGCAGGCCATGGCCGAGGGCAGCGTGGATGACATTCTGATAGGTCCCGAGAAGATTGAAGGTATTCTCAAGGGCGTACAGGGGCAGAAATTTGTTACCGTCCGGGTGAATGATCCGGGCCTTGCAAAAGAGATGGATGAGCGCAAGATCCAATATTCCGGCCGGACTGAGAACCGATTCTGGGGCATCCTTCTGTCCTGGGTTCTGCCCCTTGGCTTTCTCTTTCTGATCTGGCGGTTCACCGCAAAAAATATGGGCGGCTCAGGGGTGATGTCCTTTGGTAAAAATAAGGCCAAGATTTTTGCAGAGAGCGACACCCGGGTCTCTTTTGAGGATGTGGCCGGCATTGACGAGGCCCGGGAGGAACTGGAAGAGGTTGTGGATTTTTTAACCACCCCGGAAAAATTTCAGAAACTGGGGGGACGGATCCCCAAAGGCGTCCTTCTGGTGGGACCGCCTGGAACCGGTAAAACCCTTCTGGCAAGGGCGGTGGCCGGTGAAGCAAAGGTGCCTTTTTTCAGCATCAACGGCTCCGAATTTGTGGAGATGTTTGTGGGGGTTGGCGCGGCCAGGGTCCGCGATCTTTTCTCCCAGGCCGCGGCCCAGGCCCCATGCATCATTTTTATCGACGAACTGGATGCCCTGGGCAAGGCCCGGGGAATGAATGCCATGGGGGGCCATGACGAACGGGAGCAGACCTTGAACCAGCTTCTGGTGGAGATGGACGGCTTTGATACCAATAAGGGGGTCATCATCATGGCCGCCACTAATCGGCCGGAAATCCTGGATCCGGCACTCCTGCGCCCCGGACGCCTGGACCGGCAGGTCCTGGTGGACCGGCCGGATATCAACGGCCGGGAAGCCATTCTGAAAATCCACTCCAGACAGGTGGTTCTGGGGGATGATGTGGATCTTTCCAAGATCGCCGGCCGCACACCCGGTTTTGTGGGTGCGGATCTTGCCAATATTGTCAATGAGAGTGCCCTGCTGGCGGCCAGAAGCAACAAGGACATGGTGGAACCCAGTGATTTTGACGAGGCCATCGATCGGGTGATCGGCGGGCTTCAAAAAAAGAACCGGGTGATGAATGCCCGTGAAAAAGAGATTGTGGCCTTTCATGAGTCCGGCCATGCCATTGTGGCCGAATCCGTTGCCTTTGCCGACCCTGTCCATAAGATATCCATTCTTCCCCGGGGGATCGCAGCCCTGGGATACACCCAGCAGCAGCCCACCGAAGACAGGTACCTGATGACACGGTCTGAACTGCTCGACCGGTTGGCCGTGCTTCTGGGCGGCCGGGTGGCAGAGGAGTTGGTATTTAACGAGACATCAACCGGGGCCCAGAATGACCTCCAGCGGGCAACGGACATCATCCGGTCCATGGTGGCGGAATACGGCATGAATGAAAAGATCGGTCTTGTCAGTTATGACCGTCCCCGAACCCCCATGTTTCTGCCCCAGGGCTATTCTTCCGAGAAAAATTACAGTGAGGAAACCGCGGCCCGGATGGATGAAGCGGTCTCACTGATGATGGAAGAGGCGCATCTGCGGGTGAAAAAGATCCTTTCAGACAAAAGGGCGCTGCTGGATAAGCTGGCCGCACTTCTCGCCATCCAGGAAACCGTCCGGGGGGAAGAACTCAGAGACATGATGTGA
- a CDS encoding sigma 54-interacting transcriptional regulator has product MQNFLDLFTNILNSVREPLVVLDADLKIVRSNHAFYMAFCAKQEETEGVLIYDLGNGQWNIPRLRELLEKILPENTVFNDFEVEHSFEGIGPKIMHLNARRIDNDFKKVELILLAIEDVTEKEHYKRNLEDIVKKRTEQLVLEKQKTVEEKRIVEKSLKEIEVLKKQLEDEQAYLKEEIKLEHNHESIIGQSDGLKYVLFKVEQIAQSNTTVMVLGETGTGKELVARAIHSNSNRKNRALVKINCAALPLNLIESELFGHEKGAFTGADRNQKGRFEIADKATLFLDEIGELPLELQPKLLRVIQDGEFERLGSSHTTKVDVRIIAATNRNLEDEVEKGRFRKDLWYRLNVFPITMPPLRERKEDIPLLTDFYIEKISRRLGKRIKVVPQNVMNALSNYHWPGNVREMENVLERAVINSSSPKLHLADDLEKSYRHLSKDFKTLEAVERDYIIRVLEQTHWKVSGKNSAAQILGLNRSTLRARMRKLSIVPPERLPFDSQ; this is encoded by the coding sequence ATGCAAAACTTTTTAGACCTTTTCACTAATATTCTCAATTCAGTGCGTGAACCGCTCGTGGTTCTTGATGCCGATTTAAAAATTGTCAGATCAAATCATGCGTTTTACATGGCCTTTTGTGCCAAGCAGGAAGAGACAGAGGGCGTTTTAATTTATGACCTTGGCAACGGGCAGTGGAACATCCCCAGACTCAGAGAATTACTTGAGAAGATCCTCCCTGAAAACACCGTGTTCAATGATTTCGAAGTGGAGCATTCCTTTGAAGGCATCGGGCCAAAAATCATGCATCTGAATGCCCGAAGAATTGATAACGATTTCAAAAAAGTGGAGTTGATTCTGCTGGCCATTGAGGATGTGACCGAAAAAGAGCATTACAAACGGAATCTTGAGGATATCGTAAAAAAAAGGACCGAACAGCTTGTTTTGGAAAAACAGAAAACCGTAGAGGAAAAACGAATTGTCGAAAAATCTTTAAAGGAAATCGAAGTACTGAAAAAGCAACTTGAAGATGAACAGGCGTATCTTAAAGAAGAAATTAAGCTGGAACATAACCACGAGAGCATTATCGGTCAGAGTGACGGGCTTAAATATGTGCTCTTCAAAGTTGAGCAGATTGCCCAAAGCAACACAACGGTAATGGTTCTCGGTGAAACAGGGACAGGTAAAGAGCTTGTGGCCAGGGCAATTCACAGCAACAGCAACCGGAAAAACCGGGCACTGGTCAAAATCAATTGTGCGGCATTGCCCTTAAATCTTATAGAGAGCGAACTTTTCGGTCATGAAAAAGGCGCGTTTACCGGGGCCGACCGCAACCAAAAAGGGCGATTTGAAATTGCTGACAAAGCCACCCTGTTTCTGGATGAAATCGGAGAACTGCCTCTGGAATTGCAGCCAAAGCTGCTCAGGGTCATTCAAGACGGTGAATTCGAGCGCTTGGGCAGTTCTCACACCACCAAGGTGGATGTACGGATCATTGCCGCGACAAACCGGAACCTTGAGGATGAAGTTGAAAAAGGGCGTTTCAGAAAAGATCTGTGGTACCGGCTCAATGTCTTTCCAATTACCATGCCGCCGCTGCGTGAAAGAAAAGAGGATATCCCCCTCCTGACAGATTTTTATATTGAAAAAATATCCCGGAGACTGGGCAAACGAATCAAGGTGGTTCCCCAAAACGTAATGAACGCCCTTTCAAATTATCACTGGCCGGGAAACGTCCGGGAGATGGAAAATGTTCTTGAACGGGCAGTGATCAATTCATCAAGTCCTAAACTCCATCTGGCGGATGATCTGGAAAAATCCTACAGGCATTTAAGCAAAGACTTCAAAACCCTGGAGGCGGTTGAACGAGATTATATCATCCGCGTGCTCGAACAGACCCACTGGAAAGTCAGCGGCAAGAACAGTGCCGCCCAGATCTTAGGCCTTAACCGCAGCACATTGCGTGCCCGCATGCGCAAACTCTCAATTGTCCCTCCCGAGCGCCTTCCCTTTGATTCCCAATGA
- a CDS encoding B12-binding domain-containing radical SAM protein, with protein sequence MNILLIYPEFPDTFWSFNHAVSFIGKKAAFPPLGLLTVAALLPEKWSKKLVDTNVERLSDTDLLWADMVFMGGMTVQRESACRIIDRCKALLVPIVCGGPLFTAEPEQFGTADHLVLDEAELTLPLFLSDLEKGQAKKIYRAEGFSDLGETPVPLWHLLKVNRYAALSIQFSRGCPFNCDFCNVTALFGHSPRLKTPGQIIGELDRIYDMGWRSSIFFVDDNFIGNKRFLKSHLLPALIQWRSDKKGCVFFTESSINLADDPDLLSLMVKAGFDSVFIGIESPDETALSECHKIQNKNRDLLESVAIIHRSGLQVMGGFIVGFDSDPPSIFQRQIDFIQNSGIVMAMVGMLQAPPGTRLFDRLQRQSRVVRPFTGDNVDGTTNILPRMGMEALSKGYQRIMKQIYSPANYYRRVKTQLRALTPPEVFQPLDFQRFLSFFRASLRLGILGKERFCYWQLILWTLLRKPRLISLAVTLSIYGYHYRKICERYIYMRSKNGQ encoded by the coding sequence ATGAATATTTTACTGATTTATCCCGAATTTCCGGACACTTTCTGGTCCTTTAATCATGCGGTCAGTTTCATCGGCAAAAAAGCTGCGTTTCCCCCATTGGGCCTTCTGACGGTGGCGGCGCTGCTGCCAGAAAAATGGTCCAAGAAACTTGTGGATACCAATGTGGAACGCCTGAGCGACACGGACCTTTTATGGGCGGACATGGTCTTTATGGGGGGAATGACGGTTCAGCGCGAATCCGCCTGCCGGATTATTGACCGGTGCAAAGCCTTGCTGGTGCCCATCGTCTGCGGCGGTCCTCTTTTTACGGCTGAACCGGAGCAATTCGGGACTGCGGATCACCTGGTGCTGGATGAAGCCGAGCTGACACTGCCCCTGTTTTTATCAGATCTGGAAAAGGGCCAGGCAAAAAAGATCTATCGGGCGGAAGGGTTCAGTGACCTTGGTGAGACGCCGGTTCCCCTGTGGCATCTGCTGAAGGTAAACCGGTATGCCGCATTGAGCATCCAGTTTTCCAGGGGATGCCCCTTTAACTGCGATTTTTGCAATGTCACCGCATTGTTCGGACACAGTCCCCGGCTGAAAACCCCCGGCCAGATCATTGGGGAACTTGACCGTATCTATGATATGGGCTGGCGGAGCAGCATATTTTTTGTGGATGATAATTTTATCGGCAACAAGCGATTTCTGAAAAGCCATCTGCTTCCGGCCCTGATCCAATGGCGCAGTGATAAAAAGGGATGTGTCTTTTTCACGGAATCTTCCATCAACCTGGCCGATGATCCGGACCTGCTTTCCCTGATGGTAAAGGCGGGATTTGACTCGGTCTTCATCGGTATCGAATCCCCGGATGAAACCGCCTTGAGCGAATGCCATAAAATTCAAAATAAAAACAGGGATCTGCTTGAAAGCGTGGCCATCATCCACCGCAGCGGCCTGCAGGTGATGGGCGGGTTTATCGTGGGATTTGACAGTGACCCGCCCTCCATTTTTCAACGCCAGATCGATTTTATCCAGAACAGTGGAATCGTCATGGCCATGGTGGGGATGCTTCAGGCCCCTCCCGGAACCCGGCTGTTTGACAGGCTTCAGCGCCAGAGCCGGGTGGTCAGGCCATTTACCGGCGATAATGTGGACGGCACAACCAATATTCTGCCCCGGATGGGAATGGAGGCGCTGTCAAAGGGGTATCAACGGATCATGAAACAGATTTATTCCCCGGCAAATTATTACCGGCGGGTCAAGACCCAGTTGCGGGCCCTCACGCCCCCGGAGGTGTTCCAGCCCCTGGATTTCCAGCGGTTTCTCTCTTTTTTCAGGGCAAGCCTCAGGCTGGGTATCCTGGGAAAAGAGCGGTTCTGCTATTGGCAGTTGATTCTATGGACCCTCCTTAGAAAACCCCGGCTGATTTCCCTGGCCGTGACCTTATCTATATACGGGTATCATTACCGGAAAATCTGTGAACGTTATATTTATATGAGGAGTAAAAATGGTCAATAA